One Syntrophobacterales bacterium genomic region harbors:
- a CDS encoding tyrosine-type recombinase/integrase: MDPRSGLRRRHHLDDAAFQNAIRKAARAAGLSQRVTPHTLRHSFATHLLVGGADIRTVQELLGHADVATTMIYTHVLNRPGLAVRSPLDNL, translated from the coding sequence ATCGACCCGCGCAGCGGCCTGCGGCGAAGGCACCATCTCGACGATGCAGCTTTTCAGAACGCCATCCGCAAGGCGGCAAGGGCGGCAGGCCTTTCCCAGCGGGTAACACCGCACACATTGCGTCATTCATTCGCCACCCATCTGCTGGTAGGCGGGGCCGACATCAGAACTGTACAGGAACTGCTTGGCCATGCCGATGTCGCCACCACGATGATCTACACCCATGTACTCAACCGGCCGGGGCTTGCGGTGCGAAGCCCGCTCGACAACCTTTAA
- the mobB gene encoding molybdopterin-guanine dinucleotide biosynthesis protein B: MTVKALSFVAKSGTGKTTLMEKVIALLKQRGYRVGVIKHDAHRFDIDHPGKDSYRLAAAGADVMLISSPEKLALVKKHPSSPALEELIESYCTDVDIVLTEGFKHGSLPKIELHRQERSVTLICRGEENDPTLLAVASDEPLALDVPVLDLNDAAAVVDFIEEKFLK; this comes from the coding sequence ATGACCGTAAAGGCGCTTTCGTTTGTAGCAAAGTCCGGCACCGGCAAGACGACCCTGATGGAAAAGGTCATCGCCCTGTTGAAGCAGAGAGGTTACCGGGTGGGCGTTATCAAGCATGACGCCCACCGTTTCGACATCGATCACCCGGGGAAGGACAGCTATCGCCTGGCCGCTGCCGGCGCCGACGTCATGCTGATCTCTTCTCCCGAAAAACTGGCGCTCGTGAAAAAACACCCCTCATCCCCGGCGCTTGAGGAACTTATCGAGTCCTACTGCACCGACGTGGATATCGTTTTGACCGAGGGATTCAAACATGGTTCGCTGCCGAAAATCGAGCTGCATCGTCAAGAGCGGAGCGTCACGCTGATCTGCCGGGGGGAGGAGAACGATCCGACGCTTTTGGCGGTGGCAAGCGATGAACCGCTTGCACTCGATGTACCGGTGCTCGATCTTAACGATGCGGCAGCGGTCGTTGACTTTATCGAGGAGAAA